The region ACTACCTGGTCCTGAACTGAAGCGTCTGGAAAAAATTGCTCGTGATAACGACGTTTATCTGGCCATTGGGGTAACGGAACGGGATGCCTTAAATGGAAGTCTCTACTGTACACTCGTCTATATATCCCCAACGGAAGGCTATCTGGGAAAGCACCAGAAAATCAAGCCGACGGGCGTTGAGCGGCTCGTCTGGGCTGAAGGAACCGGTGAACAGTCGATGGGCGTATTCGATACGAAAGTCGGACGCATGGGTGGGTTGATTTGCTGGGAGAATTACATGCCGTTGGCCAGGATGCGTATTTACCAGCAAGCGCCACAACTCTACCTGGCTCCCACGGCCGATGCACGCTCCACCTGGCCTGCTACGCTACAGCATATCGCCTGCGAGGGTCGCTGTTTTGTGTTGGGCTGCAATCAGTTTTTCACACGCACTGATTATCCGGAAGAGTACCAGAAGTTTTTGACGGAGGAAGATGATACGTTAAGCCGGGGTGGGAGTGCTATTGTTTCGCCACAAGGGGAGTTTATTGCCGGGCCACTCTGGGACGAAGAAGGTATTTTAATGGCCGATCTTGAGCTGGATGACGTGCTGAAAAGTAAGCTCGATTTCGATGTGATCGGGCATTACACTCGGCCTGACTTATTGCCTTTCTCACCCAAAACCAGCTAAGCGGTCAGTTGGCCTAACGAACCGCTACCGACTATTGCTTTACCAGCTTTACTGTCCGTTTCTTGTCGCCCGCAACCAGGGTCATGAAGTACATACCTGCCGATAAATTCAGGTAGGGCAATGTAAAGGCGGCCAGCCCGGCCGAGGTATACCGGTTCTGCCAGATCACTCGTCCGGCAGCATTTGTCAGCGTAGCGTCGAGTGGGACGTTAGCTTCGATTTCGCCCCATCGAACGCCCAGCGGTTGCACATCGCTGAACGGATTGGGAAAAACTAGCAGCTGCCCATAGGCGTCGGCGAGTGCGGATGCCCGCTCAAAATTTGGGATGCCGTACCCCAACTGGGCGTCGGGATTCCCGAACTGACTCCCCGACTGGCGAAGTGCATCGGTTACCTGAGCGGCCGTAAGCTGGGGATGGGCTTGCCAGAAACCGGCTGCCAGACCGGCAACGAGCGGAGTGGCAAACGAGGTACCGTTTCCCGAAACGATCTGTCCGCCCGGACTACCCACGATGGTTCCCTGTCCACGAGCTGCCAGATCCGGTTTAATTCGCCCATCGGCCGACGGACCAAACGAACTGAACGATGCCCGTACACCAGCTTGGGTAACGGCCCCAATAGCCAGGACAGATGCCGCGTCGGAAGGAGCCGACAGGTAACGCCAGGCGTTGCTTCCTTCGTTGCCAGCGGCCACAACCACAATCATACCTGTTTCGGCAGCAATTTGAGCCCCACGGGTCGAAAGGGCTGTTTTGCCGTCCATATTCTGGTAAGTGTAGCTGGTCGACGGATCATCGAACTCGGTGTACCCCAATGATGAACTGATCACATCCACCCCGACACTATCGGCGTATTCGGCTCCCAACACCCAGTTAGCTTCTTCGATTTGCTTTTCGCTGGCTGCATCTTCGGTACGAATCAACACAAACGAGGCTTTATAGGCGGTGCCATACAACTGGCGGTCGGCGGTGGCGGCAATGGCCGACAAACAGGAAAGACCATGCGAATCATCCTCGTACACACTCGTCTCCTTTTTGATAAAGTCGTAGGTTGCCAGAATGCGTTTTTCATCGAAGAGCGGTTTCAGAAAGCTCACTTTATCGCCATTCAGGAAGCCCGCGTCCAGCACACCAATCAGCATCCCCTCACCATGATACCCCTGCTGGTGCATGATGTCAGCTCCTAACTGGGTTATCTGCGTTTGTGAATTGCCATACTCCAGTGGCGCGTCTGCCAGCGTGTTAATAGTAGTAACTTTTTTCGGAGCAGACACCTGATTCGCTGCACTGACTCGTGCATTGGCCAGCGACCGGCCAAATTCAAGTCCTTTTACAATAGGGAGACTCTGAACGCTGGCTATCGTAGCGTCGGTGGCCTCAACCAGGGCCGCGTTGAGCCAGCGGGAGGTAAACCAGACTTTGGCCCCCGCCTGCTGAAGTTGCGACACATAAGCCGGATTAACGGGCAGGTCTCGTTCCAGAATACCGATGTTCTGCTTTTGCCGACGCAGAATAGACCGTTGTGATAGAAATTGCTCCGGACGGCTTATACTGTAGGGCGAGTTCGCTTTGTCGCGCAGGAGAACCAAAAATTTACGGGTCGATTGCCCAAAACCCGTTAACTGGCAGAACAAGAGTACGCCGACAAGATAACTTATCTTATTCCTTCCCATATGTTTGAATGCGATAGATTTGCCGAATGCCATACTCAATCTGGTTTTTTCCTAAACAAGCCGGGGTGTCCGTGCAGAATTGGAGATACGTACGTTCTTTATAGATCATCCCGATTTGATGGGCGTAGATGTCAACGCGTTTGGTCTGCCCGATCAGGGTTGAATCATTCGACGCAATGACCGTGACGGTTTCTCCAAACTCTTTACCCGATACGCTGAAAGGCTGCCCGACGTTGCGTGCCTCGTACTCCTCCGATTGCCATAAATTATACCGGTTGCCATTCCAGCGTAGCCCATTGCTGACCGGATACAGAAGACTAACAAAATCCCGGCCATTTTCGGTACGAATCACTTCGTTATTGACCAACCGGACCGACCAGATTGAGTCTGGCTGCCAGGACAGACTGTTGCTGGTTTGCCGATAGCGCAGGAGACGATACGCCCTGTGGCCGCTAACATCGGTGTAGGCCGGGCCAACCGTCTCTTTAAGTCGATACGAGTGCTGAAGAGGCAGGGTATTTCGTGCATACTGAGTTTCCTGCACGTCGTAGATACGATAACGACCGGCCTCCAGCGGCATGAAGTCGTATTCGGGTATACCAGGCGCATCCGTTCCACGTCGGCATCCGCCGGTGGCAATCAACAGGACCAACAGAAGGATATATAACCGGCTGGACATACGGGAACAAAGGATACACCAAGGTAGTGATGTATCCTTTTCTATCAAACCGTTGTCTTAATAGACCTCTATGCCAAAGAGGATAATGTTAGAAAATTCGTTTCCAGGCCAGGCGGACAATCAGCAGTAACGCGACGAAACCCACCAGTATGTACGTGAACGGAACGTAGGTTATGGCGTAAATGCGAGTACGGTCAATGAGCCAGAGAAGCCCCATAACCGCCGTAATCATCGTCAGGAAGTTGGATAACTTTCCGAAAGCCGGTATGTAGTTGAAAGGCATTTTCCGTTTAATGAGCATCAGGGTAGATACCATCGTTAGCACGGGCAGCACCTGTAACGCCAGGTTCATATCCCAGATACTCTGGCGCTCGAACAGAAAGAGATAAATATTCAGGGTGAAGGCAAACATGCCCGGAATACAGGCGATGTAGGCCAGTACGGCGTAAACATACCGCCATTTCCAGATTTCTTCTGCGGTATCACCCGACCACAGATTAACTAAAAAGGCTCCTGTTGGAATGGCCATCAGGAGCAAAAAAAGGAGTATCGGCTGGCCGGATAAGGTCTCGAATACATCTCGAAGCGTCATGGCGATAGGGAGTCTAAGCAGTAAATAGTAAGGTGTACGTAATCAAGTGATCGTGCTTACATACCTCAAAGTTAGGCATTATAGGCGCTAATCTGACTTGTTAACGTACACCTTACTATTATCTTACCGAACTACCCGGACGCTTGACCTTATTTTATGGTCAGTAAATAGCCGATAGTGAAGTTGGCATCCCAGTCGAAAACGAACTGATTACAGCCAGTTGCTTCGGCAATGGATCGATAAATATTGAGTCCCGCTTTAGACTTGGCGTTCTCCAGTTTGTAAGCTGAAGGAGCATCCAGAACCGTATAACGCTCTTTATCTTTCCGAACAGCCTTGGCCAGTTCAAAAGGTACTCCGCCAATAATGAAGCAGGTTTTGCGGTGATCAGTCGGTACTTGCTTGGCTTTGGCTTTTACTTCTGTAGTAACGGTTTCGTCGCTGGTGTTATTCTGGAAGTATTTCGCCCCGTATGTTTCTAAGGCTTTGGTAGAACCTCCTTCTTTCCAGGATATTTTGGTATTCCCCGAACCTATATCAACCACAAATGAATTGTCGTAAAATTCGGTGGGGAGTACGGCCCTAAGCCCAAGAGAACCTTCCTGCTCCGGGGTAACGATGTTCACCACGTAGTTCAACGACTTTAGAACTTTAATGATTTTTGGGGTTCCCTCAGCTTTCACGGCTCCCGAACTAACCACAAACTGAATGTCACGACCACCCACACCGAAATCCAGCATTTTGCCGATATAGCTTTTCAGACCCGTCCGGATGTCCTCATCGGTAGCCATGTTTTCCAAAACGAGGCTGTTATTGAACTCGGCTTTTTCGAGTTTCCAGCGCTTCTGATCGTCGATCCGGACAATGAAGGAGTTGAACCCACTGGCCCCTAACTCAACGACGCCTTTAAGCTTCCCGTTTTGCGGTTCGGGAGCCGTGTAGGAAAACGACTGGCGGGGCTGGTCGGTGGCCTCACTCTCCGACGAGCCTGAAGAAGAGGCACTCGACTCTTCGACTGCGGCCTCGGCTGTTTTGTCGTCGGCACGGGGCATCGTTTCCGATTCAGTATATTCTTTGTCTTTGGGCGCAAGTTTGCGCAGGGCATCATTACCGCCAAAGTAGCGGAATGCGAAGAAGACACCAGCCAGAATCAGGGCCGTAATGAGCAGCCGACCGGCTACGGTTAAGCGTTGCATAGGAAATTAATTTTGAATGAGTGATTGAGCGAATGATTGAATTAAAGCGAATGAGTGGCTATTCGCTCAATCACTCATTCGCTCATTGAAAATGTACGGTTAGTCAAGCAGGTTTTTGTAACCGGCGTCCTTCTGCGGAGCGGGACCGAGGTTGATGGGCTGGGCCGGAGCATCCAGCTGTACCATTTTGAACTCGCCCTTGTTATAGGCTTCTAATAAAGCCTCGCCTTTGTCGGACAGAATACCGTTCTGAATATCGACACCGTTGATGAAGTCCATCGAAAGGTCCATCGCGCGTTTCATTTCGCCGAGTTTCATGCTCATGTCGTCCTGAATGTATTCCATCGACTGATCGAAGTAAAACTTCTTGTCGGGATCGCCTTTAAAGATGCTGACCGCCGTTTTCAGCGCGTTCGAACTGTCTTTAACAATCTGGTATTCGGTTTCCTTAAGCCGGACTTTAATTTCGGTTTCCTTAATAATGTAGTCGGCACTTTGGTTGACCTTCTCCATAAAGGCCAGCACATTTTTCATGTTGCGCTGAAGGGGCAGCAGTTTTTCGTTCATTTCCTGCAAACCGGCTCCTTCAATCGTTGCCAGTTGAGCCGTTTCGCGCATACCGGGTTTGTCGCTCAGGGAGTTGGCTTTGTTGGCTTCGGCGAACTTCTGCTTGATCGCTTCGTTGTTCTCATTGATCTTTTTGTTCAGTTTCACCAGCTGCCCGGCCAGGATATTGATCTGCCCCTGCATTTTCTCCCGCTTGTCTTTCAAATCCTGAATGTAGATTTTCATGATCGCGATGGGGTTTAGCTGGATAACCGTACCCGTAAGACTCCGCATCAGCGATTTGAACAGGAAAAACACTGCCGTCCGCACATCTTTGCTCGTGAACAGGAAAATCAGAACCCCGAGAGCACCCAGCAGGAGGGAGAGTTCGAGGATGTTTGACGTTACACGAATCAGGAATTCAATGATTCGGTTGAAGTAGACCAGGCCGAGTCCGGCCATACCGGCCAGCACAATCATGCCCAGAACACCTTCGGGGCGGCTCCAGAACGAACGCTTTTCTGCGTCTGCACTGCCGCCAAGTTGAGAAAAATCAGGAGTTGCCATCTAAGGATTTACGATTTTTGAGATAGAGTTCAGGCTTGCAAAATGGGTGAAGACGTGGTCGTTATTGACGTTAATAATGTACCGCGCAACGTCACCTGTATTTCGCAAATCATTTCAGATACTGTGCCATTTTGGCGATATCGTCTTTAATCTGGTTTATAAAGTGCGCGAAGGTCGACTCATAATTTTGCCGGTTTTGCGTGATTTTGGCACTTTGTTCCGAGATTTCGCCCGTGATTGCCGTCAGGCGGTTTGTGTTGGCGTCGATCTGTTTCTGAATCTCAACCAACTGTTTTTCCAGCGCATTGTTTTCTGTTTGCAGCCGTTTCTCTTCGTTTTGCAACCCGCCTACGCGTTCGGCCAACGCCGTTTCAACACTCTTGCTGAACCCCTCGCGGTCTTTGTTCAGGGCCGAAATGTAGCCATTCGCCGTGTTATTCAGTACGCTTGGGTCGCTGCTTCCCCCGAGTGCCTTAAAACTCGCCCAGGCTGCCTGAAACTGTTTGTCTTCAGACAAGCCGAGGTTGCTCAGGCTCCGCAGAGTTTCCCGAAACTCAAAATAATCCGGACCCGGCGGGTTATTCTGCGCGAGTACATTGGCAAAGTGCTCGGCAAACTTCGAGTCTACCGCACCGGTCGCACCGGCGGGGGTACTATCCGCTGAAGGTGCCGAGGGTATTGCGGGCGAACCCATAACGGGGGGCGAAGGCCGCGGAGAAGCTGGCGCCGGTGCCGGTGATGTATCCGTAGCAATAGCGGGCTCTTCTTCTTTGACGAAGAAACTCAGAATTTTGCGACCAAGTGATTTATCAGGTTCTGCCATAGGGGTCTATTGTTTCGGGGTCACCCGGTAGCGGGATGCCCGTTCGTTGAAAGACTGAACAATGTTACGAGGTTCCAGCCATTCCTACAATATCACATTTGGCCGAACGGTTGCCGGACTTGACAAAATGCTACAGGGCATGACGGCTTATTCTCCGTATCGGTCGGCAGGGAATCATGCCGTTCATTTCATCCTGTCCGTTCCTTAAGCAGGACCGAAACCCCTGGTATCCGCCATTGCTTACTCCCCGAGCCACGTCTCCATCCGTTCTCTGAACGTGGCTACTTTGGGTTCCGAAACGAGGTGGATGTACATATTGTATGGGTTGTGGCGGTAATAATCCTGGTGATACGTTTCGGCAGGGTAGAAGGCCACAAAAGGTACGACCTGCGTAACAACCCGGCCCTGGTGGTGCCCAGACGCGTTTTCTCGCTGAATGGCCGCATTGATACGGGCCTTTTCCTGGGGTGTGCGATAGAAAACAGCCGACCGATAATGCTTGCCTATATCAGGCCCCTGCCGATTGAGTTGGGTAGCGTCGTGACCAGCAAAAAAAGCATCCAGCAAAACGTCGTACGAAATAACGGCAGGGTTATAGTAAACCTGAACGGCTTCGGCATGACCGGTCTGGTCGGTGCCTACCTGCTCGTAGGTCGGGAAGGCAAGGTCACCACCGGCATAGCCCGAAATAACGGCCCGAACCCCTTTTAATACCCGCATTTCCTCCTGAACGGCCCAAAAACAACCACCGGCAAAGGTGGCTACGGATTCACCTGGTTGCAGGGTCGGCAGCTTCGCCGGGCTGACGTCGATAGCGGTGCTGGCTTTCGACGCATCCGTTCGCTGCCGACAGCCGGTAAAAGAAAGTGTACCGACAATTAGCCATCCGACCAGTAGCAGAAACGTTTTTTGAGTCATAGTAGTTAGCGTGTGTTTATCTTTGTATTTATTGACCCGTATCCATCACTGACAAATCCTTACGCCTTATGTCGCTTACGACCTTAGGTCTCGAACTCCCCACCGACCCGCGCTGGGTTGATATTGCTGGCATGAATATCGGCGAAATTCTGATCGACCACGCCTGGTGTGAGCAGAAAGCTGCATCATCGTGCATTTCCCTCATTGTTATGTATACCGATAAAGTCGAGCTGGTGGAGGTGCTGACGCCCATCGTTGCCGAGGAGTGGGGCCATTTTCAGCGGGTATTGAAAGAGCTGCGCAAACGGAATATCCGACTGGGAAGGCAGCGTAAGGACGAATATGTGAATGAACTGCGGTCGCGTCTGCGCCGATCCATTGGCGACCAGCATGAGCAGATGATGGATAACCTGCTCATCAACGCCCTGATCGAAGCCCGAAGCTGCGAGCGCTTTAAGCTCCTCTCGGAACATATTGCCGACGAAAGCCTACGGAAGTTTTACCGTGAACTGATGATTTCTGAAGCCGGACATTACCGAACATTCATCGAACTCGCCGAAACCTACCTGCCAGCCAGCCGCGTTCGCGAACGCTGGAAAGAGTTTCTGGCCGTAGAGGCCGATATAATGGCTACTATGGACGTTCGCGCTGACCGAATGCATTGATTGTCAATTCTGGCGAAACAGATTGACGAATTTATCAATCTGTTTCGCCAGAATTGACTGGCGAGTGGGTTATCTTTACTGTTCGGCTGAAAACGAATTCGACTCACCGACCACTAATGACTTTTCTTCAACAAACGGCCCAACGCATTTTTGACACCCATGGTCCCAGCTTAAACGATGTTTGGGTAATCTTGCCCACCCGCCGGGCTGTGTCTACCTTCCTGGATGAGCTGGCCGCCCTTTCTGACAGGCCCTTTCTGGCCCCCCACGCACTTGCGGTCGATGATTTTATCACCCAGGCAGCGGGCGTTCAACTGATTGATTCGGTTAGTTTACTTTTCGAGTTATACGACGTTTTTAAAGAAATTGACCCGCTGGTCGAGTTTGAGCAGTTTATCGGCTGGGCATCCATACTGCTCTCCGATTTCGACCGTATTGATCAATACCTCGTCAATCCCCACGAGTTATTCAGCTACCTGACAGCCGCCAAAGCACTCGAACGCTGGCAGGTCGACATGCCTTCGTCCGCCAAACCGATTGTCGAGACGCCCGGCACGACCCGATACTTCAAACTGTTCGAGAATATACATACAGCCTACCACGCCCTTCACCAGCGCCTGAACGAGCAGCGACTGGCCTATCGGGGAATGGCCTACCGGCTACTGGCGCAGCAGGTTGAACCCTTGATTCGGGATAATCTGGCCTATGAGCGGGTGTATTTTGTGGGATTCAATGCCCTGAGTAAAGCAGAAGAGCACATTATCCGGGTGCTGGTCGATGCCAAAAAAGCTGAACTGATCTGGGATGCCGACCTGTATTACATGAATGACCGGCGGCAGGAAGCCGGCGAATTTCTGCGACGATATAAGGACAATGGCTGGCTTTTTTCGAGACAAAACCATGCCGATCTGGCGCAACTGTCTAATAACCTGCTAGGTTCTGAAAAAAATATCCGCGTCGTTGGCGTACCCAATGCCAGCATGCAAACCAAGGTAGCGGGTAAGATTTACAGCGAATGGCAACGGGCCGATAGTGCAGTGCCACGCGATGCTGCAACGCCCTCGCCAAAGACCGCTATCGTACTGGCTGACGAAACACTTCTGGTGCCCGTGTTATACGCGCTGGATGAAAACGTGACCGACCTGAACGTTACTATGGGTTTGTCGTTGCGTTCGTCGCTGTTGTTTACCCTGGTCGACACGTTGTTTGAGATGCAGCGGACGGTCCATGAGTTCCGTACCAAAGACGGGCGCGACCTCAAGATCCCCAAGTTTCACCATCGCCACGTCGTAAAACTCCTTAACCACCCCTTCCTGAAGCAGTACGAGCGTATACGGGGGCTGATGTGGCCGGGCGATGTACTGTCGACAGGGGAAATTTTACCGCCCGAACCGCTCTTCCAGTGGATCGCCAAGGAGATTGTGAAAAATCAGCGGGTATACCTGACCGAGCGGGACATGCTGGAACTGGGGCAGGATGACCCACTCGTGCGGGTGCTGTTCAGGCGTTGGCCCAATGAAGAGCCCATGAAGGCCATTCGTACGTTTTATGACCTGATCGAGTTACTGCGCGACGTGTATCGTACCAGTCAGGATGCCATCGAGATCGAGTACCTATACCTTTTCTTTACCCTGCTCAAACAGCTGGAAGCAACGCTGGACAGGCAGGGCGAAGGAGCACAAGGGGCCGGGCGCGGAGTACCGGTGCCCAAGGCGCGAAATAGAGGGCAGGGGGGAACCGCCATCCTGGATACGGGCGCCCCGGTTCCCATGCTACACGTCCACGAACCGTCGGCCGCCGTTACCGTGCGCAGCCTGAAACAGTTTTTGTACGAACTGATTCGGCAAACGAGTATTCCCTTTACCAGCGAAGGGAAGAGCCAGTTGCAGATCATGGGTATGCTCGAAACACGGGCTCTGGATTTTGACCGGGTTATTATTCTGTCAGTGAACGAAGGGATTCTGCCGCAGTCCAGAAAGTTAAACTCGCTTATTCCGTTCGATATAGCCGCCGATGAAAACATAAAGCTGCCTACTTATAGCGAACAGGAGGCCGTGATGGCGTACCACTTTTACCGGTTGCTGCAACGGGCCAGCGAAGTGGTGCTCTTGTACACAACCTCGACAGATGCGTACGGGAATAGCAAAGGTGAGCCAAGCCGCTTTATCCGCCAGCTGGAACACGAGCTGGTGCCCCGCTCTAACGGACTCGTTCGGATAAGCTACCCAACGGTTCGTTTCGGTCGGACAAGCGAGAAAAAGGAAACCAGTCTGACCGAGCTGAGTGTGCCCAAAACGGAATCGGTGCGGGACGGTCTGATCAATCTGCTCATAACGAAAGGGTTGTATCCATCTTACCTGAATCAGTTCGTGAGCTGTTCCATGCGGTTTTACTTCAGCCGGATTGTAAATATTAGTGAGGAAGAAGACATCGAAGAGAAAATGGGAGCGGCTGAGTTCGGAAGCTGGCTGCACAAAGTGATGGAGCGGCTAGACCTTGAGTACCGCCTGAAGGCGCTGCCCATCGACGAGTCGATCATTAAAATGCTGCTCGAAGAAGAGTTTGCCAGTACCAACAAAGGCCGGGTTATCGAGTCGGGCATGAACCTGCTGCTCTACGACCTGGCACAGAAACTCATGCTCGACTTTCAGCGTCAGCAGAATGCGCTTCCTGGTTTGACCGTTATCGGAACGGAGCAAACCCTCGAAACGTATTTGACTGTATCCATTGAAGGGCGTGGGGCCGTTCGGGTGCGGATAGCGGGTAAAGTAGACCGTATCGAACGTCTGGGTGATCAAATTCGAATTGTCGATTATAAAACGGGCAAAGTCGACCTGTCCGAAAAAACGCCCAAAGACCTGAGTGATCGATTACTGAACGATGGGGGCGACGATGCGGGTAAGATGCGGCAGTTGTGGCTGTACCGGTATCTGGCCCTTAAAAACATTAGCGAGTATGGTGGTTTGCCCCGCGACCGGGCTAAACGGGATATTTTTAATGCGGAGGGTATGCCTGTCGAAGCTGGCTTTTATTCGTTCCGGGATGTGAATGGGGGCTTTAAAACAAACCCTGTTCGCTTCGGAGACAATGATAGCCCTGGTCAGTACATCGAAGATTCGGAGGATTTACTTCGCCAATTGATACAACAACTGCTCGACCCTGAACAACCGTTCAGGAAAACGGACCAGATTGAGACCTGCCAGTTTTGTGATTATAAGGGTATTTGCGGGCGATAAGCAACTTAGCAATGAGGATGGCCTTACGATTGAAAAAAACCATAAACGGTAACTAGTACAGCAATGGCTCACTTCCCGTCTGTCCAGTGGGTACAGGTAATGTGCATCAATTTTGAATTGGTATCGTGATGGTAAAGGTCGTTCCTACGCCTACTTCACTGTTGACCTCAATGTGCCCCTGTTGTAAATGCATATACTCCCGGCAAATAGCCAGACCCAGACCCGTTCCGTTGATTTGCCGGGCATTGCTGGCCCGAAAGAATTTACTGAACAGATTCGGTAATTCATGGGCCGGTACGCCAATACCCTTATCGCTCACGCTTATAAACACTGAACCCGGGGTATATCGGACTGTCAACAAAGGATCGGCTGAAGAAAACTTAAATGCATTCGCTAACAGGTTGATCAGTACATGACTCATCAGTTTAGTGTCTACCCAAACCGCCATGGGCTCTCCAATCATAGCTTGCTGTACACTTCGTCCGTCGGCCTGATTGCTGAAGGTCGATACGATCACGTCTTGTATAAATGTCTTCAGATCAGTCTTCTGTAAATTTACCTGTACTTTACCTTCCTCCAGCTTACTGAGTGTTAAGGTATCCATGATAAGTTCCTCCAGGAACGTAATCTGTTGGGAAATCTGACCCGTATATTTCTGGATTATATTGTTGAAAGGAAATTCATTGTTCTTACTGATGTAATACTGAATCAGGTCGATACTGGATTGGATGGACGTTAATGGAGTTCGGAACTGATGGGAAGCAATGGAAATGAACTGAGACTTCAGCGTGTTTAGAGACCGCTCTTTTTCCAGCGACTCCGATAGGAGTCGTTTGTTCTCAACAACGTTCGTAATGTCGGTGCCAACGCCGATTCGGCCGGACTGTTTACCGTATCCCCTCTCCATGGTAAACAAACGCACATGAAAGTAGCGAAGGCTACCATCTTGGTGGCGAGCCCTGAATTGAAAGTCCGTTCCGGGTTCGGGCTGCCGAAAAGCCTGTAT is a window of Spirosoma linguale DSM 74 DNA encoding:
- a CDS encoding tRNA-hydroxylase (PFAM: tRNA-hydroxylase~KEGG: lpf:lpl1476 hypothetical protein), which translates into the protein MSLTTLGLELPTDPRWVDIAGMNIGEILIDHAWCEQKAASSCISLIVMYTDKVELVEVLTPIVAEEWGHFQRVLKELRKRNIRLGRQRKDEYVNELRSRLRRSIGDQHEQMMDNLLINALIEARSCERFKLLSEHIADESLRKFYRELMISEAGHYRTFIELAETYLPASRVRERWKEFLAVEADIMATMDVRADRMH
- a CDS encoding hypothetical protein (KEGG: hpa:HPAG1_0903 vacuolating cytotoxin (VacA)- like protein) yields the protein MAEPDKSLGRKILSFFVKEEEPAIATDTSPAPAPASPRPSPPVMGSPAIPSAPSADSTPAGATGAVDSKFAEHFANVLAQNNPPGPDYFEFRETLRSLSNLGLSEDKQFQAAWASFKALGGSSDPSVLNNTANGYISALNKDREGFSKSVETALAERVGGLQNEEKRLQTENNALEKQLVEIQKQIDANTNRLTAITGEISEQSAKITQNRQNYESTFAHFINQIKDDIAKMAQYLK
- a CDS encoding hypothetical protein (KEGG: cvi:CV_3087 histidine transport system membrane protein M), with the protein product MTLRDVFETLSGQPILLFLLLMAIPTGAFLVNLWSGDTAEEIWKWRYVYAVLAYIACIPGMFAFTLNIYLFLFERQSIWDMNLALQVLPVLTMVSTLMLIKRKMPFNYIPAFGKLSNFLTMITAVMGLLWLIDRTRIYAITYVPFTYILVGFVALLLIVRLAWKRIF
- a CDS encoding hypothetical protein (KEGG: hypothetical protein ; K11369 retrograde regulation   protein 2) codes for the protein MQRLTVAGRLLITALILAGVFFAFRYFGGNDALRKLAPKDKEYTESETMPRADDKTAEAAVEESSASSSGSSESEATDQPRQSFSYTAPEPQNGKLKGVVELGASGFNSFIVRIDDQKRWKLEKAEFNNSLVLENMATDEDIRTGLKSYIGKMLDFGVGGRDIQFVVSSGAVKAEGTPKIIKVLKSLNYVVNIVTPEQEGSLGLRAVLPTEFYDNSFVVDIGSGNTKISWKEGGSTKALETYGAKYFQNNTSDETVTTEVKAKAKQVPTDHRKTCFIIGGVPFELAKAVRKDKERYTVLDAPSAYKLENAKSKAGLNIYRSIAEATGCNQFVFDWDANFTIGYLLTIK
- a CDS encoding peptidase S8 and S53 subtilisin kexin sedolisin (PFAM: peptidase S8 and S53 subtilisin kexin sedolisin~KEGG: hypothetical protein), translated to MAFGKSIAFKHMGRNKISYLVGVLLFCQLTGFGQSTRKFLVLLRDKANSPYSISRPEQFLSQRSILRRQKQNIGILERDLPVNPAYVSQLQQAGAKVWFTSRWLNAALVEATDATIASVQSLPIVKGLEFGRSLANARVSAANQVSAPKKVTTINTLADAPLEYGNSQTQITQLGADIMHQQGYHGEGMLIGVLDAGFLNGDKVSFLKPLFDEKRILATYDFIKKETSVYEDDSHGLSCLSAIAATADRQLYGTAYKASFVLIRTEDAASEKQIEEANWVLGAEYADSVGVDVISSSLGYTEFDDPSTSYTYQNMDGKTALSTRGAQIAAETGMIVVVAAGNEGSNAWRYLSAPSDAASVLAIGAVTQAGVRASFSSFGPSADGRIKPDLAARGQGTIVGSPGGQIVSGNGTSFATPLVAGLAAGFWQAHPQLTAAQVTDALRQSGSQFGNPDAQLGYGIPNFERASALADAYGQLLVFPNPFSDVQPLGVRWGEIEANVPLDATLTNAAGRVIWQNRYTSAGLAAFTLPYLNLSAGMYFMTLVAGDKKRTVKLVKQ
- a CDS encoding Nitrilase (PFAM: Nitrilase/cyanide hydratase and apolipoprotein N-acyltransferase~KEGG: rpt:Rpal_4645 nitrilase/cyanide hydratase and apolipoprotein N-acyltransferase), producing MKVKVGVVQATPVFFDIARTIDKLEALVVDGARQGCQFLLFPESFIPGYPRKFTFGAAIGLRTDGGRELYKTYWQNSLQLPGPELKRLEKIARDNDVYLAIGVTERDALNGSLYCTLVYISPTEGYLGKHQKIKPTGVERLVWAEGTGEQSMGVFDTKVGRMGGLICWENYMPLARMRIYQQAPQLYLAPTADARSTWPATLQHIACEGRCFVLGCNQFFTRTDYPEEYQKFLTEEDDTLSRGGSAIVSPQGEFIAGPLWDEEGILMADLELDDVLKSKLDFDVIGHYTRPDLLPFSPKTS
- a CDS encoding hypothetical protein (KEGG: hypothetical protein) translates to MATPDFSQLGGSADAEKRSFWSRPEGVLGMIVLAGMAGLGLVYFNRIIEFLIRVTSNILELSLLLGALGVLIFLFTSKDVRTAVFFLFKSLMRSLTGTVIQLNPIAIMKIYIQDLKDKREKMQGQINILAGQLVKLNKKINENNEAIKQKFAEANKANSLSDKPGMRETAQLATIEGAGLQEMNEKLLPLQRNMKNVLAFMEKVNQSADYIIKETEIKVRLKETEYQIVKDSSNALKTAVSIFKGDPDKKFYFDQSMEYIQDDMSMKLGEMKRAMDLSMDFINGVDIQNGILSDKGEALLEAYNKGEFKMVQLDAPAQPINLGPAPQKDAGYKNLLD
- a CDS encoding peptide methionine sulfoxide reductase (KEGG: tbd:Tbd_0847 methionine sulfoxide reductase A~TIGRFAM: peptide methionine sulfoxide reductase~PFAM: Methionine sulfoxide reductase A), translating into MTQKTFLLLVGWLIVGTLSFTGCRQRTDASKASTAIDVSPAKLPTLQPGESVATFAGGCFWAVQEEMRVLKGVRAVISGYAGGDLAFPTYEQVGTDQTGHAEAVQVYYNPAVISYDVLLDAFFAGHDATQLNRQGPDIGKHYRSAVFYRTPQEKARINAAIQRENASGHHQGRVVTQVVPFVAFYPAETYHQDYYRHNPYNMYIHLVSEPKVATFRERMETWLGE